The following are encoded together in the Zingiber officinale cultivar Zhangliang chromosome 8A, Zo_v1.1, whole genome shotgun sequence genome:
- the LOC122012208 gene encoding transcription factor MYBS3-like isoform X1, translating into MVRKCSHCGHNGHNSRTCCSSTRGMAGGEGGGVKLFGVQLRSASPLKKSFSMECLVSCTYPFAFSSSPSSSTSSLGSVDEAADQKMANGYLSDGPGGRKQERKKGLSWTEEEHRRFLAGLEKLGKGDWRGISRNFVTTRTPTQVASHAQKYFLRQSNLDKKKRRSSLFDVVATGEKAARHTDSGLSLCTMASQGGFETAKIDLNSSIQGQETDHLPSSVGLDLELRISSSRLNQKISMPGNLCLGTTSVT; encoded by the exons ATGGTGAGGAAATGCTCTCATTGTGGACATAATGGCCACAACTCGAGGACGTGTTGCAGCAGCACAAGAGGCATGGCTGGAGGAGAAGGCGGTGGAGTGAAGCTATTTGGGGTTCAGCTTCGTTCGGCTTCCCCTCTCAAGAAAAGCTTCAGCATGGAGTGCCTCGTCTCTTGCACTTATCCTTTTGCCTTTTCCTCTTCCCCTTCTTCATCGACTTCTTCTCTTGGCTCAGTGGATGAGGCTGCTGATCAGAAGATGGCTAATGGCTATCTCTCTGATGGTCCTGGTGGCAGAAAACAAGAGAGGAAGAAAG GGCTTTCGTGGACTGAGGAAGAGCACAGGCGATTCCTGGCGGGGCTAGAGAAGCTTGGAAAAGGGGATTGGAGAGGCATCTCGAGGAACTTCGTCACCACTAGAACTCCCACACAAGTGGCGAGCCATGCTCAGAAATACTTCCTGAGGCAAAGCAACCTCGACAAAAAGAAGCGTCGATCGAGTCTCTTCGATGTG GTTGCAACTGGTGAGAAGGCAGCTCGCCACACTGACTCAGGATTATCTCTTTGTACCATGGCAAGCCAAGGGGGCTTTGAGACTGCAAAAATAGACCTGAATTCATCAATCCAAGGGCAAGAAACAGACCATCTTCCTTCATCTGTAGGCCTAGATTTAGAGCTCAGAATTTCCAGCTCAAGGTTAAATCAGAAGATCTCAATGCCTGGGAATCTCTGTCTTGGTACCACAAGTGTTACATAA
- the LOC122012208 gene encoding transcription factor MYBS3-like isoform X2, which yields MSSPSPLLYVYIYIYTHTDRLAAGLSLSRLRMVRKCSHCGHNGHNSRTCCSSTRGMAGGEGGGVKLFGVQLRSASPLKKSFSMECLVSCTYPFAFSSSPSSSTSSLGSVDEAADQKMANGYLSDGPGGRKQERKKGLSWTEEEHRRFLAGLEKLGKGDWRGISRNFVTTRTPTQVASHAQKYFLRQSNLDKKKRRSSLFDVATGEKAARHTDSGLSLCTMASQGGFETAKIDLNSSIQGQETDHLPSSVGLDLELRISSSRLNQKISMPGNLCLGTTSVT from the exons ATGAGCAGCCCTAGCCCTTtgttgtatgtatatatatatatatacacacacacagaTAGATTAGCTGCTGGATTGAGCTTGAGCAGGTTGAGAATGGTGAGGAAATGCTCTCATTGTGGACATAATGGCCACAACTCGAGGACGTGTTGCAGCAGCACAAGAGGCATGGCTGGAGGAGAAGGCGGTGGAGTGAAGCTATTTGGGGTTCAGCTTCGTTCGGCTTCCCCTCTCAAGAAAAGCTTCAGCATGGAGTGCCTCGTCTCTTGCACTTATCCTTTTGCCTTTTCCTCTTCCCCTTCTTCATCGACTTCTTCTCTTGGCTCAGTGGATGAGGCTGCTGATCAGAAGATGGCTAATGGCTATCTCTCTGATGGTCCTGGTGGCAGAAAACAAGAGAGGAAGAAAG GGCTTTCGTGGACTGAGGAAGAGCACAGGCGATTCCTGGCGGGGCTAGAGAAGCTTGGAAAAGGGGATTGGAGAGGCATCTCGAGGAACTTCGTCACCACTAGAACTCCCACACAAGTGGCGAGCCATGCTCAGAAATACTTCCTGAGGCAAAGCAACCTCGACAAAAAGAAGCGTCGATCGAGTCTCTTCGAT GTTGCAACTGGTGAGAAGGCAGCTCGCCACACTGACTCAGGATTATCTCTTTGTACCATGGCAAGCCAAGGGGGCTTTGAGACTGCAAAAATAGACCTGAATTCATCAATCCAAGGGCAAGAAACAGACCATCTTCCTTCATCTGTAGGCCTAGATTTAGAGCTCAGAATTTCCAGCTCAAGGTTAAATCAGAAGATCTCAATGCCTGGGAATCTCTGTCTTGGTACCACAAGTGTTACATAA